The nucleotide sequence CGCGCTCGGCCTCGACATACCGCGCCTGACGGCGGACGAGAACACCCTGGCCGGGTGGTACGAGCGCGAAGGGGCGCCGTGGTTCCTCGCGTACGGCGACGAGGAGGAGGTCTTCGCCGCGTACGCCCGCCAGCTCGCCGCCCGGCTCGGCCACAGCGACAAGCGCGCGGGCAACGTGTGGTGCAGCTGGTACGCGTACTACGAGAACATCACCGAGGAACAGCTCACCAAGGACATCACCGCACTGCGCGGCCTGCCCTTCGACGTCGTCCAGGTCGACGACGGCTGGGAACAGATGGTCGGCGACTGGGAACCCAACACCAAATTCCCCTCCGGCATGCGCGCGTTGGCCGACCGGATCACCGACGCGGGACTGCGGCCCGGTCTGTGGATCGCCCCGTTCATCCTCCTCCCGCAATCCCGTACCGCCCAGGAGCGGCCGGAGCTGCTGCTGCGCGACGACCACGGTGAGCCGGTGGTCGCCGGTCACAACTGGGGCACCGGTTACTGGGCACTCGATCTGACCCGGCCGGCGGCGCAGGACCACCTCCGGCAGATGATCCGCCGGGTCGTGCACGAGTGGGGGTTCGGCTACCTCAAGGCGGACTTCATCGGCGCCGGGGCCGCGCCGGGGAACCGGGCCGAGGACACCGGCCGCGAGGAGGCGTACCGGACCGGCCTGCGGATCATCCGCGAAGAGGCCGGACCCGATGTCTACCTCCTGGGCAGCGGCGCCCCGCTGCTGCCGTCCCTCGGTCTGGTCGACGGGATCCGCAGCGGCCCCGACGTCGCGCCGCTGTGGGAGCACTACGCCACCCAGGATCCGTCCGACGCCCTGGCCCGCAACGCCGTCGTCAACACCCTGCACCGATTGTGGCAGGCGCCCCTGCTGGAGGTGGACCCCGACGTCGTGTACTTCCGCAGCCGCCTCAACCTGCTCACCGAGCAACAGCAGCGCTGGCTGCGCGACCTCGCCGACATCTGCGGATTCCGGGCGGTCTCCGACCCGCCCGGCTGGCTGCACCCCGACGAACTGCAGGCGATGACGGCATACTTGGCGGCGCGGCCCGAGGTGCGCAGGCTCGGCAGGTACCGGTTCACGCTTGACGGACGCGAGGTCGACTTCACACCGGCGGTCGCTCCCGAGACGCAGCAGCGGTACCCGATCTCGTGACGCCGTCCGTCGGGCCGACCCACCGCCCCGAATTGTAAACTGCTCAGCATTATCCAAACGGCGGGCACCGGAACCCCTTCAGGGAGTACCACATGACGACGACCGGAACAGATCTGTCCCGGATGCGCGAGCTGAACCAGCTGTCGATCGTGTGGGCGCTGCGCGGAAATCCGCCCTCGACCGTCACCGAGCTCGCGGGCCGGGCCGGGCTGTCCCGGCCCGCCGTGGACGTCCTGGTGCAGAGCCTGGTCACCCACGGCTGGGCCGAGGTCGAGGAGCCGGGCGCCAGCAGCGTGGTGGGGCGGCCGGCCCGCCGGTTCCGCTTCCGGGCGAACGCGGGGCATGTACTGGGCATCGACATCGGCGTCCACAAGATCCTCGTCATGCTCAGCGACCTGGAGGGCAACCTCGTCAAGACCGTGCGCCGCCCCGCCGACCCCGAGGCGGCGCCGGAGGCCCGCCTCGCGGCCGTCGACCACGTCATCGACGAAGTGCTCGGAGAAGCCGGCATGACACCCGGCGACATCTGGGCCGTGACCGTCGGCGTGACCGGCCCTGTCGACGCCAGCGGCCGCACCACCCTGTTCACCCCCCTGCCCGGCTGGCACACCATCGACCCGGCCGCGCACCTCGCGACCCGCTTCCCCTGCCCGATCCAGGTCGAGAACGACTGCAAACTCGCCGCCGTCGCCGAACGCTGGAAAGGAGTCGCCCAGGACGCCGACGACATCGTCTTCCTGCTCGCAGGCCTGCGCACCGGCGCGGGACTGATCCTCGACGGCACCCTGCGCCGAGGCCACGGCGGCGCCGCCGGGGAACTGGGCGCACTCAAGGCCGTACGGTGGCTCACCGCCCCCAGCCACCTGGAGAACTGCCCCGGCGCACCGGCGGCCGCCGCGCCCGGCGAGGCTGCGGCCTGGGTCTTCCAGGCGGCCAGGGACGGTGACCGGGACGCGAAGACCGCCGTCCGGCGCTACACCCGCGACCTCGCCGTGGGGCTCGCCGCCCTGGTGCTCGCCCTCGACCCCCAGGTCGTCGTCCTCGGCGGCGGGTTCTCCCGCTCGGCCGACGTCATCCTCGACCCCCTGGAGCGCGAACTCACCAAGCACTGCCTGCGGTTGCCGGAGCTGCGCACCTCGACCCTCGGCGACGAGAGCGTGGCCCTGGGGGCCGTACGCCTGGCACTCGACGAAGTCGACAGCCGCCTCCTGAGCGACGGCCTGGCCGACCCCACCGCCCCCCGGCGATAGGGACAGCGGGCCGCGCAGGCGTCCGGCGCGCCATGCCGGACGGTTCGTCCCCTCCCGCATGCGTGCGCTGCCACACTCGTCGGTGTGATCGAACTCAACGGACGGCCCGCTGACCCCGAGTCCCTGAAGACCCTGGCGCTCGTCAACTACGGCCACTTCACCTCGATGCGCGTCGACAACCAACGCGTACGTGGTCTGGCCCTGCACATGGAACGGCTCGCGCGCGACTGCGCGACGGTGTTCGGCGCCCGGCTCGACACCGATCGCGTACGGGAGTACGTACGCCGTGCCGTGAACGGACAGGACGGGGCGTTCGTGGTCCGGGTCTCGGTGTTCGACCCGGCCCTGGACATGGGGCACCCCTCGTCACCGGCGACCCCGCACATCCTGGTGACCAGACGCCCGTCCGGCTCCATGGACCTGCCGCCGCTGCGGGCCAAGTCCGTCCCGTACGTGCGTGATCTCCCCGCTGTGAAGCACGTCGGCCTGTTCGGGGCCCTGCACGCCCGGCGGGCCGCCCAGCTGGCCGGCTTCGACGACGCGCTGTTCGTCGGCCCGGACGGCCTCGTGTCCGAGGGAGTCACCTGGAACGTGGGATTCGTCGACGCTGCCGGCGCCGTGGTGTGGCCCGAGGGGGACGTACTGCCGGGCGTCACCGCGGCGTTGCTCCAGCGGCACCACGGTCACACGCACACCGAAACGCACACGCACACCGAAACGCTCAGACACACCACCGCGCCGGTGGCGCTCGCTGCGGTACGCGGTATGGCGGCGGCCTTCGCCACCAACACGAGTATCGGTGTTCGGGCGGTCTCGGCCATCGACGACGTCACGTTCCCCACCGAGCACCCCGTACTCGCCTCGATGCGCGACGCGTATCTGAGCCTGCCGGGCAACCTTCTCGCCGACCTCGGCGACGAACCGGTCGAAGCCGCCGGGCACATGTGAATGAGCCATGCGCCCGTCGTCGGCCGGTACCGGGCCGTGCGTCCACGTCCGGTCCGACCGCCGGCGTGCTGCCGAACCGGCATCACGCCAGGTGAGGGGCGTATTCTTGCGCTCACGGAGAGCGACCCGTCGACGGGCCGGTGTGCCGTGTGACGACGTCGGGAGGAATAGGGTGGTGTGGTGGCTGCCAGGATGACGATCGGTGATTTCTCGCGGGCGACTCGGCTGAGCGCCAAGACTCTTCGCTTCTACCACCAAGTGGGGCTGCTGGAGCCGGCGTCGATCGATCCCACCAACGGGTACCGGCTGTACGACACCGACCAGATCGCCGACGCGCAGGTGGTGCGCCAGCTGCGCACCCTCACGGTCCCCGTCGAGACGATCCGCAAGGTCCTGCTCGCCTCCGACATCCCGACCCGCAACGAGCTGATCTCGACGCACCTCGAACGGCTGGAGTCCCAGCTCGACGCGACCCGGGCAGCGGTGACGTCGCTGCGCGGCATCCTCGAAGCGAAGCCCGCGGCGCAGCTCGCTGTCGAGCATCGGAGCGTCCCGGCCACACCCGCGTTGGTGATCCGCGAGACGATCGATCTGGAAGAACTGAGTGAGTGGTACACCGGAGCTGTCGGCGAGTTGACGGAATCCACGCGGCTGCCGGGCAGGCGTCCCGCAGGGCCGCGCGGAGGCGTCTGGGACACGAATCTGTTCCTCGAAGAACGCGGCGAAGCGATGCTGTTCTTTCCGGTCACGTCCCTCGACGCGGTCGGGACCCTCACGGGACGTGTGCAGGCGGAGACGCTGCCCGCCGTCGACCTCGCGGTCACGGTGCACCGCGGTTCCGACGAGACGATGGCACAGGCCTACGGCGCGCTCGGCGCGTACGTGGCGGAGCACGAGCTGGGCATCGACGGCCCGATCCGCGAGACCTACCTCGAAGAACCCGTCGACGGCTCGTCCGAGTCCGTGACGGAGATCGGCTGGCCGATCTTCCGCACAGCGCGCTGAGGGATGCCGTACACGCCCACGTGTTGACCTTCCCCTTGCTGGAAGCCCCAGCCTGGAGACATGAACGTGGCAACCCATCCCGTACAGACCCCGTCCTATCCGCCCTCGCTCTCCCTTGAGGGCCGCCGAGCCGTTGTGGTCGGCGGTACGAAGGGCCTCGGCGCCGCCGTCGTGAACCGCCTCGCGGACGCGGGTGCGCGCGTCATCGCGGTCGGCCGGTCCCGGCCGGACGAGACGCGCGCCGCGAGGATCGTCCAGGCGGACGTGACCACGCCCGGCGCGGCCGATCTTGTCGCCGCCGCAGTCGTCGAGGACGGCGGCCTCGACATCCTCGTCCAGGTGACCGGCGGCTCCGCGTCGCCGAGCGGCGGCCACGCCGCCATGACCGACGCCGACTGGGACGCCGAGCTCACCCTGAACCTCCTCGCCGCCGTACGTATCGACCGCGCGCTGACGCCGCTCCTCATCGGCAAGGGCAAAGGAGCGATCGTCCACGTCGGATCCATCCAGAGCAGGATGCCGCTGTACGACGGCACCCTCGGCTACGCGGCGGCGAAGGCGGCCCTCCGCGCCTACAGCAAGGGCCTCGCGAACGAACTGGCCCCGCGCGGCGTCCGCGTCAACACGGTCTCGCCCGGCGGAATCCAGAGCGAGAGCGCCAACGGCCTCGCCCTTCGTATCGCCGAAGCCCGTGGAATCAGCGAGGACGAGGGTATGAAGACGCTCATGGACTCGCTCGGCGGGATCCCGGACGGCCGCTTCGCCCCCGCACACGAGATCGCCGACGTCATCGGCTTCGTCGTCTCGGACGCGGCGGCGTCTGTCGTCGGCGACGAGATCACCGTGGACGGCGGCACCGTCAAGACAACGTGACGGCCAACCTGACGGCCAACGTGACGTCCACGGCGCGCACATCGACCGCGGTGGTCACCAACGCATGACTCAACCGGTGGGGGCCCCTTCGTTCTGAGGTCCCCACCGGTTGTCGCTCGCTCACCA is from Streptomyces sp. NBC_00370 and encodes:
- a CDS encoding glycoside hydrolase family 36 protein, yielding MAQLLDLGGRTFAVELEGDAPAQPADGGLLLPPGRAALLHGLGDALFYRHGHNSWSPCGWRRLSAGPLRIESAERRLTADDTVWDDPARHHSSAVAALQGADGQVLLLGALGLDIPRLTADENTLAGWYEREGAPWFLAYGDEEEVFAAYARQLAARLGHSDKRAGNVWCSWYAYYENITEEQLTKDITALRGLPFDVVQVDDGWEQMVGDWEPNTKFPSGMRALADRITDAGLRPGLWIAPFILLPQSRTAQERPELLLRDDHGEPVVAGHNWGTGYWALDLTRPAAQDHLRQMIRRVVHEWGFGYLKADFIGAGAAPGNRAEDTGREEAYRTGLRIIREEAGPDVYLLGSGAPLLPSLGLVDGIRSGPDVAPLWEHYATQDPSDALARNAVVNTLHRLWQAPLLEVDPDVVYFRSRLNLLTEQQQRWLRDLADICGFRAVSDPPGWLHPDELQAMTAYLAARPEVRRLGRYRFTLDGREVDFTPAVAPETQQRYPIS
- a CDS encoding ROK family transcriptional regulator: MTTTGTDLSRMRELNQLSIVWALRGNPPSTVTELAGRAGLSRPAVDVLVQSLVTHGWAEVEEPGASSVVGRPARRFRFRANAGHVLGIDIGVHKILVMLSDLEGNLVKTVRRPADPEAAPEARLAAVDHVIDEVLGEAGMTPGDIWAVTVGVTGPVDASGRTTLFTPLPGWHTIDPAAHLATRFPCPIQVENDCKLAAVAERWKGVAQDADDIVFLLAGLRTGAGLILDGTLRRGHGGAAGELGALKAVRWLTAPSHLENCPGAPAAAAPGEAAAWVFQAARDGDRDAKTAVRRYTRDLAVGLAALVLALDPQVVVLGGGFSRSADVILDPLERELTKHCLRLPELRTSTLGDESVALGAVRLALDEVDSRLLSDGLADPTAPRR
- a CDS encoding aminotransferase class IV family protein, coding for MIELNGRPADPESLKTLALVNYGHFTSMRVDNQRVRGLALHMERLARDCATVFGARLDTDRVREYVRRAVNGQDGAFVVRVSVFDPALDMGHPSSPATPHILVTRRPSGSMDLPPLRAKSVPYVRDLPAVKHVGLFGALHARRAAQLAGFDDALFVGPDGLVSEGVTWNVGFVDAAGAVVWPEGDVLPGVTAALLQRHHGHTHTETHTHTETLRHTTAPVALAAVRGMAAAFATNTSIGVRAVSAIDDVTFPTEHPVLASMRDAYLSLPGNLLADLGDEPVEAAGHM
- a CDS encoding MerR family transcriptional regulator, whose translation is MTIGDFSRATRLSAKTLRFYHQVGLLEPASIDPTNGYRLYDTDQIADAQVVRQLRTLTVPVETIRKVLLASDIPTRNELISTHLERLESQLDATRAAVTSLRGILEAKPAAQLAVEHRSVPATPALVIRETIDLEELSEWYTGAVGELTESTRLPGRRPAGPRGGVWDTNLFLEERGEAMLFFPVTSLDAVGTLTGRVQAETLPAVDLAVTVHRGSDETMAQAYGALGAYVAEHELGIDGPIRETYLEEPVDGSSESVTEIGWPIFRTAR
- a CDS encoding SDR family oxidoreductase — protein: MNVATHPVQTPSYPPSLSLEGRRAVVVGGTKGLGAAVVNRLADAGARVIAVGRSRPDETRAARIVQADVTTPGAADLVAAAVVEDGGLDILVQVTGGSASPSGGHAAMTDADWDAELTLNLLAAVRIDRALTPLLIGKGKGAIVHVGSIQSRMPLYDGTLGYAAAKAALRAYSKGLANELAPRGVRVNTVSPGGIQSESANGLALRIAEARGISEDEGMKTLMDSLGGIPDGRFAPAHEIADVIGFVVSDAAASVVGDEITVDGGTVKTT